The following coding sequences lie in one Oncorhynchus kisutch isolate 150728-3 linkage group LG3, Okis_V2, whole genome shotgun sequence genomic window:
- the LOC109872900 gene encoding uncharacterized protein LOC109872900 isoform X2, which translates to MSTMHFHHSTPMNPSLHTTEVSANIMAAVGLLWLVIATASILVKCEDAKSEDKNIYPAKIFGLSNVTKGVNVHFICSITGIRGPEEKLNVYLCKNGVGIRIAKLEKGENDAIFTMKDVTREDSGNYSCVYTRDKPVPSHLQSTGENLIVFHVDGEWKEGLHNMGGQGRAGLAAALVLLFLTLSLLLLLWRCWGILKPMIGIDHQPSETQDTDQTYCLISVVPVAAGVISPTDPTGNEALHSVITRVKRPEQQGETAIYAKVTKTKKEKEKQDPVYSLLNREDTMIL; encoded by the exons ATGTCAACAATGCATTTCCATCACTCCACACCAATGAATCCATCACTCCACACCACTGAAGTCTCAGCCAACATCATGGCAGCAGTAGGACTCCTCTGGCTTGTGATCG CCACAGCCTCCATCCTTGTCAAATGTGAGGATGCAAAATCTGAAGacaaaa ACATCTACCCAGCAAAGATCTTTGGACTGTCTAATGTGACTAAAGGAGTAAATGTCCATTTTATATGTAGCATTACTGGCATCAGAGGACCTGAGGAAAAGTTAAATGTTTACCTTTGCAAGAATGGAGTTGGGATAAGAATTGCGAAGCTGGAGAAAGGTGAAAATGACGCTATTTTCACCATGAAGGATGTTACAAGAGAAGACTCAGGCAACTACAGCTGTGTTTACACCAGAGATAAACCTGTACCCAGTCACTTACAGTCAACAGGGGAGAATTTAATAGTCTTTCATGTCGATGGAGAATGGAAAG AGGGACTACATAATATGGGAGGACAAGGCAGAGCAGGACTGGCAGCAGCCTTGGTCCTCCTGTTCCTGACTCTGTcgttactgctgttactgtggAGGTGCTGGGGGATCCTGAAACCAA TGATAGGCATTGACCATCAACCAAG TGAGACTCAGGATACGGATCAAACATACTGTCTAATCTCAGTTGTACCAG TCGCAGCTGGTGTAAT CTCTCCAACTGATCCTACAGGAAATGAGGCACTGCACAGTGTAATAACTAGAG TGAAAAGACCAGAACAGCAGGGTGAAACTGCCATCTATGCCAAAGTGACCAAAAcaaagaaggagaaagaaaaacAGGACCCTGTTTACAGTCTGCTGAACAGAGAAGACACCATGATACTGTAG
- the LOC109872900 gene encoding uncharacterized protein LOC109872900 isoform X1, with protein sequence MSTMHFHHSTPMNPSLHTTEVSANIMAAVGLLWLVIATASILVKCEDAKSEDKNIYPAKIFGLSNVTKGVNVHFICSITGIRGPEEKLNVYLCKNGVGIRIAKLEKGENDAIFTMKDVTREDSGNYSCVYTRDKPVPSHLQSTGENLIVFHVDGEWKEIYPAKIFGLSNVTEGVNVNFICSITGIRGPEDKLNVYLCKNGVGIRIAKLEKGKDDAIFTMKDVTREDSGNYSCVYTRDKPVPSHLKSTGENLIVFHVDGEWKEGLHNMGGQGRAGLAAALVLLFLTLSLLLLLWRCWGILKPMIGIDHQPSETQDTDQTYCLISVVPVAAGVISPTDPTGNEALHSVITRVKRPEQQGETAIYAKVTKTKKEKEKQDPVYSLLNREDTMIL encoded by the exons ATGTCAACAATGCATTTCCATCACTCCACACCAATGAATCCATCACTCCACACCACTGAAGTCTCAGCCAACATCATGGCAGCAGTAGGACTCCTCTGGCTTGTGATCG CCACAGCCTCCATCCTTGTCAAATGTGAGGATGCAAAATCTGAAGacaaaa ACATCTACCCAGCAAAGATCTTTGGACTGTCTAATGTGACTAAAGGAGTAAATGTCCATTTTATATGTAGCATTACTGGCATCAGAGGACCTGAGGAAAAGTTAAATGTTTACCTTTGCAAGAATGGAGTTGGGATAAGAATTGCGAAGCTGGAGAAAGGTGAAAATGACGCTATTTTCACCATGAAGGATGTTACAAGAGAAGACTCAGGCAACTACAGCTGTGTTTACACCAGAGATAAACCTGTACCCAGTCACTTACAGTCAACAGGGGAGAATTTAATAGTCTTTCATGTCGATGGAGAATGGAAAG AGATCTACCCAGCAAAGATCTTTGGACTGTCTAATGTGACTGAAGGAGTAAATGTCAATTTTATATGTAGCATTACTGGCATCAGAGGACCTGAGGACAAGTTAAATGTTTACCTTTGCAAGAATGGAGTTGGGATAAGAATTGCGAAGCTGGAGAAAGGTAAAGATGATGCTATTTTCACCATGAAGGATGTTACAAGAGAAGACTCAGGCAACTACAGCTGTGTTTACACCAGAGATAAACCTGTACCCAGTCACTTGAAGTCAACAGGGGAGAATTTAATAGTCTTTCATGTCGATGGAGAATGGAAAG AGGGACTACATAATATGGGAGGACAAGGCAGAGCAGGACTGGCAGCAGCCTTGGTCCTCCTGTTCCTGACTCTGTcgttactgctgttactgtggAGGTGCTGGGGGATCCTGAAACCAA TGATAGGCATTGACCATCAACCAAG TGAGACTCAGGATACGGATCAAACATACTGTCTAATCTCAGTTGTACCAG TCGCAGCTGGTGTAAT CTCTCCAACTGATCCTACAGGAAATGAGGCACTGCACAGTGTAATAACTAGAG TGAAAAGACCAGAACAGCAGGGTGAAACTGCCATCTATGCCAAAGTGACCAAAAcaaagaaggagaaagaaaaacAGGACCCTGTTTACAGTCTGCTGAACAGAGAAGACACCATGATACTGTAG